The sequence below is a genomic window from Bradyrhizobium septentrionale.
TCAGCTGGTCTATGCCGACGAGGTCGGGCAGGCGCATTTGCGGCTGCGCTTCAAATCCGGCGACGGCTCGATCGTCAACGGTATCGCATTCCGTTCCGTCGGACAGAAGCTCGGCAGCGCCTTGACGCAAAATCGCGGCCAGCAATTGCACGTGGCAGGCTCTCTCGCAGTCGACCGTTGGCAAGGTACCGAACGTGTGCAATTCCGTGTGCTCGACGTCGCGGTGCCGGATCAGGGCCCGGCGGTGATCCGATAAGAAGCGTTGGGAGAGGACATGTCCGGACAGGTTGAGGGCAAGGTCGCGCTGGTGACCGGTGGCGCGTCGGGTATCGGCGAGGCCATCGTTGAATTGTTCGCGCAGGAAGGCGCGACCGTTGTTGCGACGGATATCGACGAGTTGCGGGGACCGGAGCTCGCCGCGCGGCTCAAGAAGGCTGGTCGCGAGGTGATCTTTCTGCCGCAGGATGTCACCAGCGAGGAACGCTGGATCGAGGTCGTCGCTGACATCGGCAAGCGCTATGGCCGCCTCGACATCATGGTCTCCAATGCCGGCATCGGCATCGGCGCGCCCTCGATTGTCGATATGTCGCTCGCAGACTGGCGCCGGCAGACCGCCATCAATATTGACGGCGTGTTCCTGTCGGTGAAGCATTCGCTGCCGCTGATGCGCAAGCATGGCGGCGGCTCCATCATCATGATGTCGTCGCTGGCCGGCCTGCGTGGCGCGGCGAACCTCTCCGGCTATAGCGCGACCAAGGGCGCCGTGCGGCTGTTCGCCAAGTCGATCGCGATGGAATGCGCGCAGGCGAACGACGGCATCCGCGTCAACTCGGTGCATCCCGGTATCATCGACACGCCGATCTGGGGCAAGATCCCGACCGGCGCGACGGGCGCCGGCCAGAACGCGCCGATCGATCCCGAGGAGCGCGCGAAATTTGCCACGCCGCTCGGCCGCGCCGGCCAGGCCATCGAGATCGCGCAGGG
It includes:
- a CDS encoding SDR family NAD(P)-dependent oxidoreductase, producing the protein MSGQVEGKVALVTGGASGIGEAIVELFAQEGATVVATDIDELRGPELAARLKKAGREVIFLPQDVTSEERWIEVVADIGKRYGRLDIMVSNAGIGIGAPSIVDMSLADWRRQTAINIDGVFLSVKHSLPLMRKHGGGSIIMMSSLAGLRGAANLSGYSATKGAVRLFAKSIAMECAQANDGIRVNSVHPGIIDTPIWGKIPTGATGAGQNAPIDPEERAKFATPLGRAGQAIEIAQGVLYLASDASRYVTGSELVIDGGMNAGGVVRQPASR